The Methanosarcinales archaeon genome includes the window CTACCGAATTGGGTTTAAGCCCTCAGCAGAGACGTGAATCCAGTGTGACCATGCGTTCCAATGAAAAAGGGATTGTAGATTCAGTTATTCTTACAGAGAGCCAGAATGGAGCTCGTTTGGCCAAAGCACGTATGCGGGATCAGAGGATCCCTGAACTTGGCGATAAATTTGCTTCCAGGCACGGTCAGAAGGGTGTGTTGGGACTTATCATGCCCTTTGAAGATATGCCATTTACAGAATCCGGAGTAGTTCCTGATCTGATCATTAATCCCCATGCAATTCCATCAAGGATGACCGTAGCCCATGTACTGGAAATGATCGGTGGAAAAGTGGGCAGCCTGGAAGGGAGGCGCATCAATGCCACAGCCTTCTCAGGTGAATCTGAAGACGATATGAGAATGGCATTAAAACGAGCCGGTTATTCCCATAAAGGTAAAGAAGTGTTCTATGACGGGATCACAGGCAGAAGGATCGAAGCAGACCTGTTCGTAGGTGTGATCCTTTACCAGAAACTCTATCATATGGTGGCATCCAAGATCCATGCACGAAGCAGGGGTCCGGTACAGGTGCTCACCAGACAGCCCACAGAAGGAAGGGCCAGAGAAGGAGGTCTCAGGTTTGGTGAAATGGAACGTGATGTGCTAATAGGCCACGGGGCGTCACTTGCACTGAAAGAGAGATTATTGGATGAATCTGATAGAGTGATCCAGCTGGTATGTTCCACCTGCGGAATGGTAGCCACTCAGGATAAGAGGAGGAATATGGTATTCTGCCCCAACTGCGGTGCTGAGACCGGTATATATCCGGTAGAGATGAGTTATGCCTTCAAACTGTTATTAGATGAGATCAAATCTTTGGGTGTGGCTCCCAGATTGGTGTTAGAGGATGCAGTATAAGAGGTGATGATAATGATATCGGTAGTTCCAAAAAGAATTAAGGAAATAACATTCGGGCTTATCTCGCCTAAAGAGTACAGAAAGATGAGTGTCACCAGGGTCATCACGGCAGATACCTATGATGACGACGGGTTCCCTATAGAGATGGGTTTAATGGATCCGAAAATGGGTGTCATTGACCCCGGTCTTAGATGCAAGACCTGCGGCGGCAGGGCAGGGGAATGTCCTGGGCATTTCGGGCATGTGGAATTAATCGCACCTGTCATCCATGTGGGTTTTGCAAAATTATTACGAAAGATCTTAAGGGCCACCTGCAAGGATTGCAGTGCACTGCTCCTTGAATCCAAAGATAAGAAAAAATATCTTGAGCAGATCAGGACCCTGAGAAAGATGGGGCAGAACATAGATGATGTCACCAATGAAGCTTTTAAAGAAGCGAGAAAGGCCAAGACATGTATGTACTGCAATACTTCCCAGCTTGAAATTAAAGTGGAGAAACCCTCTACATACGTAGAAAACGGCCACAAACTCATGCCTTCAGACATCAGGGCCAGGCTGGAAAAGATATCTGACGACGATATCGAAGTCATGGGAATGGATCCCAAGAGCGCCAGACCAGAATGGACCATACTGACAGTATTACCAGTACCTCCGGTCACCATGCGTCCCAGCATTACCCTGGAAAGCGGGCAGAGAAGTGAGGATGATCTTACCCATAAACTGGTAGATATTATCAGGATCAACCAGCGGTTTCAGGAGAACCGCGAAGCTGGCGCACCACAACTTATTATCGAAGATCTTTGGGAACTTCTGCAGTATCATGTGACCACGTTCATGGATAACGCAGTGTCTGGCGTACCTCCGGCAAGACACCGATCAGGCAGGCCATTAAAAACCCTGTCCCAGCGACTGAAAGGGAAAGAAGGCCGATTCAGGGGTAGTCTGTCTGGTAAGAGGGTTAATTTCAGTGCAAGGACCGTAATCTCACCAGATCCCAACCTCAGCGTTAGTGAGGTGGGTGTACCCCTCACGATTGCTAAAGAATTATCCATTCCTATTAATGTCACCCACCGCAACATAGAGGAAGTTCGAGAATATATCAGACGGGGTCCTGATAACCATCCCGGTGCGAACTATGTGCTTCGCGGAGATAAACGCAGGATCAAGGTTACGGATCTAAATTGCGAAGAACTGGCAGAGACCCTGGAATTGGGCTGGAAGGTTGATAGGCAGTTGAAAAACGGTGACATAGTGCTCTTCAACAGGCAGCCGTCACTGCACAGAATGAGTATCATGGCCCATGAGGTCAAGGTACTGCCCCATAAAACGTTCAGATTAAACCCAGCTGTATGTCCGCCATATAATGCTGATTTTGACGGGGATGAGATGAACATGCATGTGCTGCAGAATGAAGAGGCCAGGGCAGAAGCAAAAATGCTCATCCATGTCCAGGAAAATATCCTCTCACCAAGGTTCGGAGGTCCCATCATAGGTGGGATACATGACCACATATCGGGTCTGTATCTATTGACCAAAGGCAACAACAAATTGAATAAGAATGATGCATTGGAATTACTCAGAAAATCTCAGATATCCCACTTATCTGAACCGGCAGGGGAGGAGAATGGCAGCCCTTATTGGACTGGAAAACAGATTTTCAGCCATATACTGCCAGAAGGATTGGATCTTATCTACAAAGCACAAATATGCGATAATTGTGACACATGCAAAAAAGAAGAATGTGACAGGGATGCGTATGTAGTGATAAAAAACGGCGAGCTTTTTTCCGGGACTATGGATGAGAAAGCCATAGGAGCTTTCAAGGGGGTGATCCTTGACAGGATCGTTAAGGACCAGGGCAGTAAAGCAGCTGTCCAGTTCATCAATGATGCAACCCGGCTTGCTATTAGAAGTATCATGCATTATGGATTCAGTTTTGGCAATGATGACGAAGATATTCCACAGGAGGCTCAGGTCCAGATAGCAGAACTGCTGAAAGAAGCTGAAAGCAGGGTTATGAAAATGATAGTAGCATTTAATGAAGGCAATCTGGAACCTCTGCCTGGCAGGACAGTGGCTGAGACCCTGGAACTGAAGATCATGCAGGAGTTGGGTAAAGCCAGGGATACTACCGGCAATATTGCAGGAAAATATCTTGGATTGGACAATGCTGCGGTGGTCATGGCAGTATCAGGAGCCAGAGGTTCCATGTTGAATTTGACCCAGATGGCAGGCTGCGTAGGACAGCAGGCTGTTAGGGGCGAGCGAATCAGACGAGGCTACGCTGGCAGGACACTTTCAAATTTTCATACGGGAGACCTGGGAGCTGGTGCACACGGATTCGTAAAGAACAGTTATAAAAGTGGTCTAACTCCTACTGAATATTTCTTCCATGCGATTGGTGGGAGAGAAGGATTGGTAGATACTGCAGTCAGGACATCACAGAGTGGTTATCTACAGCGGAGATTGGTCAATGCAATGCAGGACCTTGAGGTACAGTACGATGGTACGGTACGGGATACAAGGGGGATGGTAGTCCAATTCCTATATGGAGAAGACGGCGTAGACGCCATGAAAAGCGAATACAGTAAACCACAGACCATTCGCAGGATAATTGAGAACGTTACCGGAAAGGAGGTGGAATGATGGCTGTTAGTCTAAATACCATAGACGAGATGACCAGGAATCTGCACCTTCCAAAGAATCTCATGGATTCTTTGAGGGATGATCTTTCAAAGATCAAGGTGACCAAAAAGGAACTGGAAGATATTATTGAAAAAACATTGGAAAGCTACAATTATGCGCGCATTGAGCCCTGTGAAGCAGCTGGTGTGGTTTCGGCCCAGAGTATAGGAGAACCCGGTACTCAGATGACCATGAGGACGTTCCACTATGCAGGTGTGGCTGAGATCAACGTCACGCTGGGTTTACCAAGACTGATTGAGATCGTGGATGCCAGGAAGAACCCTTCCACTCCCATGATGACCATCTACCTGACAGAAGAGTATGCAAAAGACAGGGAAATGGCCAGAAAACTTGCCTGGGAGATCGAGGCTACTCATACCAGTCATCTGGGAGGTATTTCCACAGATATAGGTGAGATGGCATTAATTATTGAACTAAATAAGAAAGTGGTCTCGCAAAGGGATCTCACACCTGAACAGATAGGAGATATTTTGGAATCCGAATTGGGTGTACCTGTTGCAATTAAAGGTCTTACTCTTACTATCAGGCCTGCAAATGAATCTTATAGAGAGCTTTTGCAGCTGGGAAAAAACCTGGAATCTGTAGTCATCAAAGGGTTGAAATCCATAAAACGAGTGGTGATCCGCAAGGAAGATACCATTGATGAATATGTATTATACACTGAAGGTTCTGCCCTGAATGATGTGGCGGATCTTGATGGTGTGGACATGACGCGGTCCACTACCAATAATATCAATGAGATATATGAGGTTTTTGGCATCGAAGCTGCCCGCAACAGTATTATAAAGGAAGCTACCGACACGCTCAGGGAGCAGGGTCTGACAGTGGATATCAGGCATATCATGCTTGTGTCAGATATCATGAGCGTGGACGGCGAAGTGAAACCCATCGGCAGGCACGGTATCTCAGGCGAAAAGGCCAGTGTACTGGCCCGGGCTGCTTTTGAGGTCACTGTGAACCATCTGCTGGATGCAGGTGTGAGGGGAGATGTTGATGAACTTCGAGGTGTCACTGAAAATGTTATCGTTGGTCAGCCCATCAGGCTGGGTACGGGTAATGTTAAACTTATGGCAGCAAAAAGGACTTAAAGCATAAAATCTAGTAGAAAAATCAAATCGAGATGGTATTCATGGCATTAGATATTAATAAAGCACTACGAAATGCAATAAAGACAGGAAAAATATACATGGGCTCAAATCAAACATTGAACGCAGTTGATAATGCTCAGGCCAAAGCAGTTGTACTGGCAACTAACTGTCCAAAAGACGTTAGAGATCAACTATCTGGAAAAGTCCCTATAATCAACTTTTCAGGTATGGGAGTAGATCTGGGTACCGTATGCGGCAAACCGTTTGCAATATCAGCATTGACAATTATTGAGCCTGGAGAATCAGAGATTTTATCGGCAATAAGGGAATAAATTTGAGCGAAGTTAAACTCAATACCGATGGAATCCGGTATATAGCGTTATTTGAGAGTATTACAGGAGCCACGGCCAAAGATTGTCTTGTGGATGAGGAGAATAACAGGGTGATTTTTGTAGCCAAAACCGGTGATATGGGACTTGCCATCGGTAAGAATGGAGAACATATCAACAAGGTAACTAAAAGCATTGGCCGTCATGTTGAAGTAGTTGAATATAATGATAACCCGGAAGAATTTATTAAGAATCTTATGCAGCCTGTAAATCTAACGAGCGTGAAGATCGGTTACAGGGGCGATAGACGAATTGCTTATGTAGAAGTAAAAGCTAAAGAGAAGGGTCTTGCTATAGGACGAAATGGAAAAAATATAGAGAAAGCAAAGATTCTCGCTAAGCGACATCATGATATAGATGATGTTACAATTCAGTAAACCCACAAAAATCGAGTTTAACAGTAAATATTTATTAAATAATTAAAGTATATAAAAATCATAGGAAGTTACATTACATGGGAAAAGGAAAATATGCTGCACGCAAGCTCAAAGGTGACAGGGAAAAATTCAGATGGAGCGACAGGAATTATCTAAGGCGTGCCCTAAATCTTAACGTAAAAGCCGACCCCTTGGGAGGAGCTCCTCAAGGAAGAGCTATTGTGCTTGAAAAGGTGGGTGTTGAAGCAAAACAGCCAAATTCAGCTATCCGAAAATGTGTGAGGATCCAGTTGATCAAGAACGGAAGACAGGTAACAGCATTTTGTCCTGGGGACGGTGCGATCAATTTTATTGATGAACATGATGAGGTAACTGTAGAGCGTATTGGCGGAAGAATGGGCGGTGCCAAGGGAGATATCCCAGGTGTTAGATTCAAAGTTACCGCTGTGAACAACATGAGCTTGAATGAAATGGTGATCGGACGTAAGGAAAAACCTGTGAGGTAAAAGGATGTACAAATTATTTGATAAATGGGATACCACAGAAATCGAGGTCAAAGATCTCAGTGTTGAGAGATACATCAACCTCAAACCGGTATTACTGCCATATTCTGGTGGAAAGCATGCCAGACAGCAGTTCAATAAATCGAACCAGCATATTGTGGAGAGGCTGATCAACAGAATGATGCAGAGCGAACACAATACTGGCAAGAAGATGACCACTTATAAGATCGTAAAAAACTCTTTGGAGGTCATAAACAGGAAAACCAAAGAGAACCCGATACAGGTGCTGGTCAATGCTATTATCAATGCAGGACCCAGGGAAGAGACCGTGAGGTTGAAATACGGAGGTATTGCAGTTCCTAAAGCCGTGGATACCGCTCCCCAGCGCAGGGTAGATACCGCGCTTCAGCTGATCGCTGAAGGTGCATTCAAATCTTCTTTTAAATCCAGGCGTCCTATCGAAGAGGCCCTGGCAAATGAGATCATTGCAGCTGCAAATTACGACGTAAAGTCTTATTCTATCAACAAGAAGGAAGGAAAGGAACGGGTAGCTAAGGCAGCAAGGTAATAAGATCGCAGCCCCGCTTTGGGCTGCAATTATTTTTTTATTATTCTGATTTTTTAATTCAATTTTTGAAATTTTAAAATTATCTGAGGAAATATATATGGGACGAAGGAAAAAGATGGTCGAGCGCGTGACCGTGCTCATGAATGAACCAGAACAGATACGAAACATCGGTATAGTTGCACATATCGATCACGGAAAAACTACACTTACTGATAATATCCTGGCAGGCGCAGGTATGATCTCAAAGGAACTGGCTGGCAGGCAATTATTTACTGATTCTGATGCGGAAGAACAGGAACGAGGTATTACCATAGACAGCGCTTGTGTGTCCATGGTGCATGAATTCCATGGTAGCGAATATCTGATCAATCTTATCGATACACCGGGTCACGTGGATTTCGGAGGAGATGTGACCAGGGCCATGAGGGCCGTGGACGGTGCAGTGGTTGTGGTGGATGCTGTGGAAGGTACAATGCCCCAGACCGAGACCGTACTCAGGCAGGCATTGAAAGAACACGTCAAGCCTGTACTTTTCGTTAATAAGGTGGACCGGCTCATCAACGAGCTGCAGGTCGACCAGCAGGAAATGCAGATCAGGCTGGGTAGGGTCATCGACCATGTTAACAAGCTGATCAAGGGCATGAACGAAGAGAAATACAATGCAGGATGGCGAATGGATGCTTCCGAAGGAACGGTAGTTTTCGGTTCTGCCCTGTACAACTGGGCCATAAGTGTGCCTTTTATGGCAAAATCCGGCATCGGGTTCAAAGATGT containing:
- a CDS encoding DNA-directed RNA polymerase subunit A' gives rise to the protein MIMISVVPKRIKEITFGLISPKEYRKMSVTRVITADTYDDDGFPIEMGLMDPKMGVIDPGLRCKTCGGRAGECPGHFGHVELIAPVIHVGFAKLLRKILRATCKDCSALLLESKDKKKYLEQIRTLRKMGQNIDDVTNEAFKEARKAKTCMYCNTSQLEIKVEKPSTYVENGHKLMPSDIRARLEKISDDDIEVMGMDPKSARPEWTILTVLPVPPVTMRPSITLESGQRSEDDLTHKLVDIIRINQRFQENREAGAPQLIIEDLWELLQYHVTTFMDNAVSGVPPARHRSGRPLKTLSQRLKGKEGRFRGSLSGKRVNFSARTVISPDPNLSVSEVGVPLTIAKELSIPINVTHRNIEEVREYIRRGPDNHPGANYVLRGDKRRIKVTDLNCEELAETLELGWKVDRQLKNGDIVLFNRQPSLHRMSIMAHEVKVLPHKTFRLNPAVCPPYNADFDGDEMNMHVLQNEEARAEAKMLIHVQENILSPRFGGPIIGGIHDHISGLYLLTKGNNKLNKNDALELLRKSQISHLSEPAGEENGSPYWTGKQIFSHILPEGLDLIYKAQICDNCDTCKKEECDRDAYVVIKNGELFSGTMDEKAIGAFKGVILDRIVKDQGSKAAVQFINDATRLAIRSIMHYGFSFGNDDEDIPQEAQVQIAELLKEAESRVMKMIVAFNEGNLEPLPGRTVAETLELKIMQELGKARDTTGNIAGKYLGLDNAAVVMAVSGARGSMLNLTQMAGCVGQQAVRGERIRRGYAGRTLSNFHTGDLGAGAHGFVKNSYKSGLTPTEYFFHAIGGREGLVDTAVRTSQSGYLQRRLVNAMQDLEVQYDGTVRDTRGMVVQFLYGEDGVDAMKSEYSKPQTIRRIIENVTGKEVE
- the rpoA2 gene encoding DNA-directed RNA polymerase subunit A''; this encodes MAVSLNTIDEMTRNLHLPKNLMDSLRDDLSKIKVTKKELEDIIEKTLESYNYARIEPCEAAGVVSAQSIGEPGTQMTMRTFHYAGVAEINVTLGLPRLIEIVDARKNPSTPMMTIYLTEEYAKDREMARKLAWEIEATHTSHLGGISTDIGEMALIIELNKKVVSQRDLTPEQIGDILESELGVPVAIKGLTLTIRPANESYRELLQLGKNLESVVIKGLKSIKRVVIRKEDTIDEYVLYTEGSALNDVADLDGVDMTRSTTNNINEIYEVFGIEAARNSIIKEATDTLREQGLTVDIRHIMLVSDIMSVDGEVKPIGRHGISGEKASVLARAAFEVTVNHLLDAGVRGDVDELRGVTENVIVGQPIRLGTGNVKLMAAKRT
- a CDS encoding 50S ribosomal protein L30e codes for the protein MALDINKALRNAIKTGKIYMGSNQTLNAVDNAQAKAVVLATNCPKDVRDQLSGKVPIINFSGMGVDLGTVCGKPFAISALTIIEPGESEILSAIRE
- a CDS encoding NusA-like transcription termination signal-binding factor, with translation MSEVKLNTDGIRYIALFESITGATAKDCLVDEENNRVIFVAKTGDMGLAIGKNGEHINKVTKSIGRHVEVVEYNDNPEEFIKNLMQPVNLTSVKIGYRGDRRIAYVEVKAKEKGLAIGRNGKNIEKAKILAKRHHDIDDVTIQ
- a CDS encoding 30S ribosomal protein S12 — encoded protein: MGKGKYAARKLKGDREKFRWSDRNYLRRALNLNVKADPLGGAPQGRAIVLEKVGVEAKQPNSAIRKCVRIQLIKNGRQVTAFCPGDGAINFIDEHDEVTVERIGGRMGGAKGDIPGVRFKVTAVNNMSLNEMVIGRKEKPVR
- a CDS encoding 30S ribosomal protein S7 — protein: MYKLFDKWDTTEIEVKDLSVERYINLKPVLLPYSGGKHARQQFNKSNQHIVERLINRMMQSEHNTGKKMTTYKIVKNSLEVINRKTKENPIQVLVNAIINAGPREETVRLKYGGIAVPKAVDTAPQRRVDTALQLIAEGAFKSSFKSRRPIEEALANEIIAAANYDVKSYSINKKEGKERVAKAAR